The following coding sequences are from one Rhineura floridana isolate rRhiFlo1 chromosome 2, rRhiFlo1.hap2, whole genome shotgun sequence window:
- the CTLA4 gene encoding cytotoxic T-lymphocyte protein 4 isoform X1 — MQKSQREREQVVLTCCSSCAVIEVTQPAFLVVKRQEAAHFLCEYKNAGDAAKLAITLLKQLGNESIKICASSFTTKYEPFITMGDIQCQVHPGRKSVNVTLWGLRSTDAGLYICKIEQIYPPPYYPVKGRGTQLYVIDTDPCPDTHLYLWIIVTVASGLLGYSILITIYIMRKVIQKSSYLTPGVYEKIMPM, encoded by the exons ATGCAGAAGAgccagagagagcgagagcaggTGGTGCTAACTTGTTGCTCCAGCTGTGCAG TCATCGAAGTGACCCAGCCAGCATTCCTAGTGGTGAAAAGACAAGAAGCTGCCCACTTTCTGTGTGAATACAAGAATGCTGGGGATGCAGCGAAACTTGCAATAACTTTACTTAAACAGCTAGGCAATGAGTCTATCAAGATCTGTGCTTCATCCTTTACTACCAAGTATGAGCCATTCATCACTATGGGTGACATCCAGTGCCAAGTCCATCCTGGTCGCAAGAGTGTAAATGTTACCCTTTGGGGTCTGCGGTCGACTGATGCTGGTCTGTATATTTGCAAGATTGAACAGATTTACCCTCCACCCTACTACCCAGTCAAAGGAAGGGGGACCCAGCTCTATGTCATTG ATACAGATCCATGCCCAGACACACATCTGTATCTTTGGATCATAGTAACAGTAGCTTCTGGATTGCTTGGCTACAGCATTTTAATCACAATCTACATTATGAGAAAGGTG
- the CTLA4 gene encoding cytotoxic T-lymphocyte protein 4 isoform X2, with the protein MISFLFAVVFFSTAADFRKVIEVTQPAFLVVKRQEAAHFLCEYKNAGDAAKLAITLLKQLGNESIKICASSFTTKYEPFITMGDIQCQVHPGRKSVNVTLWGLRSTDAGLYICKIEQIYPPPYYPVKGRGTQLYVIDTDPCPDTHLYLWIIVTVASGLLGYSILITIYIMRKVIQKSSYLTPGVYEKIMPM; encoded by the exons ATGATTTCATTTTTGTTCGCCGTTGTCTTTTTCAGCACAGCTGCTGACTTCAGAAAAG TCATCGAAGTGACCCAGCCAGCATTCCTAGTGGTGAAAAGACAAGAAGCTGCCCACTTTCTGTGTGAATACAAGAATGCTGGGGATGCAGCGAAACTTGCAATAACTTTACTTAAACAGCTAGGCAATGAGTCTATCAAGATCTGTGCTTCATCCTTTACTACCAAGTATGAGCCATTCATCACTATGGGTGACATCCAGTGCCAAGTCCATCCTGGTCGCAAGAGTGTAAATGTTACCCTTTGGGGTCTGCGGTCGACTGATGCTGGTCTGTATATTTGCAAGATTGAACAGATTTACCCTCCACCCTACTACCCAGTCAAAGGAAGGGGGACCCAGCTCTATGTCATTG ATACAGATCCATGCCCAGACACACATCTGTATCTTTGGATCATAGTAACAGTAGCTTCTGGATTGCTTGGCTACAGCATTTTAATCACAATCTACATTATGAGAAAGGTG